A genomic stretch from Telopea speciosissima isolate NSW1024214 ecotype Mountain lineage chromosome 7, Tspe_v1, whole genome shotgun sequence includes:
- the LOC122666980 gene encoding LOW QUALITY PROTEIN: probable inactive purple acid phosphatase 29 (The sequence of the model RefSeq protein was modified relative to this genomic sequence to represent the inferred CDS: inserted 1 base in 1 codon): MHYAAGKATPCENVLPEQFSGCSDLNTTAFIERMIRAENPDLIVFTGDNIYAVDATDAAKSLDAAFAPAISSKIPWAAVLGNHDQQSKLSREGVMKHIVGMEGTLSRLNPPPAHDVVDGFGNYNLEVFGVDEEGSTMQNKSVLNLYFLDSGDYSTVPSKILGYGWIKPSQQLWFQRTSSQLQKTYMSKPEAQKKPAPGLAYFHXPLPEYASFDSAANFTGVKQDGISSASVNSGFFATMVESGDVKAVFTGHDHINDFCGELRGIQLCYGGGFGYHAYGKAGWARRARIVLATLEKTDDGGWGGVKSIRTWKRLDDQHLSAIDAQILWSI, from the exons ATGCACTATGCCGCTGGGAAGGCCACCCCTTGCGAGAACGTACTTCCCGAGCAGTTCTCCGGTTGTTCAGACCTCAACACCACCGCCTTCATTGAGCGCATGATCCGAGCCGAGAACCCCGATTTAATCGTCTTCACTGGGGACAACATCTACGCCGTGGACGCGACGGATGCAGCAAAATCTTTGGATGCCGCTTTTGCGCCCGCCATCTCGTCCAAAATCCCATGGGCAGCTGTGCTAGGGAATCACGACCAGCAATCCAAGCTGTCGAGGGAAGGTGTGATGAAACACATTGTTGGGATGGAGGGCACCTTATCCCGACTCAACCCTCCTCCTGCGCATGATGTTGTTGACGGCTTTGGGAACTACAACCTCGAGGTTTttggtgttgatgaggaggGTTCCACTATGCAGAACAAGTCGGTCCTCAATCTCTACTTTCTAGACAGTGGAGACTACTCCACGGTTCCCTCAAAAATCCTTGGCTATGGATGGATCAAACCTTCCCAGCAGCTTTGGTTCCAGAGAACTTCTTCTCAGCTCCAGAAAACATATATGAGCAAACCAGAGGCCCAGAAAAAACCTGCACCGGGGCTTGCATACTTCC ATCCATTGCCAGAATATGCAAGTTTCGACTCTGCAGCAAACTTCACGGGTGTGAAACAGGACGGAATTAGCTCAGCTTCAGTAAACTCAGGATTCTTTGCAACCATGGTAGAATCAGGGGATGTGAAGGCAGTATTCACAGGCCATGATCACATCAATGATTTCTGTGGAGAGCTAAGAGGTATACAACTTTGTTATGGTGGAGGATTTGGATACCATGCATACGGGAAGGCTGGTTGGGCAAGAAGAGCAAGGATAGTGTTAGCAACTCTAGAAAAAACAGATGATGGGGGTTGGGGAGGGGTGAAGTCTATCAGAACATGGAAGCGACTTGATGACCAACACCTTAGCGCCATAGATGCTCAGATCCTCTGGAGTATATAA